A region of Vitis riparia cultivar Riparia Gloire de Montpellier isolate 1030 chromosome 1, EGFV_Vit.rip_1.0, whole genome shotgun sequence DNA encodes the following proteins:
- the LOC117925316 gene encoding receptor protein kinase-like protein ZAR1 has protein sequence MQLFSLSFFLFFFLLNPTPSLSLSSDGLSLLSLKSAIDDAASAFSDWNEDDPNPCRWTGISCMNVSGFSDPRVVGIAISGRNLRGYIPSELGNLFYLRRLNLHGNNFYGSIPVQLFNASSLHSIFLYGNNLSGTLPPAMCQLPRLQNVDFSNNSLSGSIPEGLKKCKQLQRLVVTRNQFSGEIPEGIWPEMENLVQLDLSSNEFNGSIPGDIGELKSLSGTLNLSHNHFTGKIPKSLGNLPETVSFDLRSNNLSGEIPQTGAFANQGPTAFLNNPDLCGFPLQKSCRNPSRSSPEGQSSSPESGTNARKGLSPGLIILISVADAAGVAFIGLIIVYIYWKNRDSQGCSCTGKEKLGSTGRSAMCSCFSAHSFQNNDSEMESDKERGGKGAEGDLVAIDKGFSFELDELLRASAYVLGKSGLGIVYKVVLGNGVPVAVRRLGEGGEQRYKEFVAEVQAIGRVKHPNVVKLRAYYWAPDEKLLISDFISNGNLANALRGRSGQPSSSLSWSTRLKIAKGTARGLAYLHECSPRKFVHGDIKPSNILLDNEFQPYISDFGLNRLITITGNNPASSGGFIGGALPYLKSVQPERPNNYKAPEARVANSRPTQKWDVYSFGVVLLELLTGKSPELSSPTTSTSTEVPDLVKWVRKGFEEENPLSDMVDPLLLQEVQAKKEVLAVFHVALACTEGDPEVRPRMKTLSENLERIGS, from the exons ATGCAGCTCTTCTCCCTctccttcttcctcttcttcttccttctcaaTCCTACTCCCTCTCTCTCACTTTCTTCTGATGGCCTCTCCTTACTCTCCCTCAAGTCCGCCATTGACGACGCCGCCTCCGCCTTCTCCGACTGGAACGAGGATGACCCCAACCCCTGCCGCTGGACCGGCATTTCCTGCATGAATGTCTCCGGCTTCTCCGACCCCCGCGTCGTCGGAATTGCGATCTCCGGTAGGAATCTCCGTGGGTATATTCCGTCTGAATTGGGGAATCTTTTCTATCTCCGGCGGCTCAATCTTCATGGGAATAACTTTTACGGGTCAATTCCCGTTCAGTTGTTTAATGCTTCGTCTTTGCATAGTATTTTTTTGTATGGGAATAATCTCTCCGGTACTCTCCCGCCGGCGATGTGTCAGCTGCCCAGGTTGCAGAATGTCGATTTTTCCAATAATTCGCTGTCGGGATCGATTCCGGAGGGTTTGAAGAAGTGTAAACAGTTGCAGAGGTTGGTGGTCACCCGGAATCAATTTTCCGGTGAAATTCCGGAGGGGATTTGGCCGGAGATGGAGAATTTGGTTCAGCTCGATCTGTCGTCGAATGAGTTCAACGGATCGATTCCGGGTGATATCGGCGAGCTGAAGTCGCTCTCCGGAACTCTGAACCTCTCTCACAACCATTTCACAGGAAAGATTCCAAAATCGCTCGGGAACCTGCCGGAGACGGTGAGTTTCGACCTCCGGAGCAACAATCTCTCCGGCGAAATCCCCCAGACCGGCGCGTTTGCCAACCAAGGCCCCACCGCATTCCTCAACAACCCCGACCTCTGCGGCTTCCCCCTCCAGAAATCCTGCCGGAACCCATCCCGGAGTTCTCCGGAGGGTCAGAGCTCATCCCCAGAATCTGGCACCAATGCAAGAAAAGGCCTGAGCCCAGGTTTGATCATCCTAATATCCGTCGCTGACGCCGCCGGAGTGGCTTTCATTGGCTTGATCATAGTGTACATATACTGGAAAAACAGGGATTCACAGGGCTGCAGCTGCACCGGCAAAGAAAAACTCGGCAGTACCGGAAGATCCGCTATGTGTTCGTGCTTTTCTGCCCACAGTTTTCAGAATAATGACTCCGAAATGGAATCAGATAAGGAAAGAGGAGGCAAAGGAGCAGAGGGTGATCTTGTAGCCATTGACAAAGGCTTCAGTTTTGAACTGGATGAGCTTTTAAGGGCATCAGCCTACGTGTTAGGAAAGAGTGGTTTGGGGATTGTGTACAAGGTGGTGCTCGGAAATGGAGTTCCAGTGGCGGTGAGGCGGTTGGGGGAGGGTGGGGAGCAGAGGTACAAGGAATTTGTGGCTGAGGTTCAGGCTATTGGGAGAGTGAAGCACCCCAACGTTGTCAAGTTGAGAGCTTACTATTGGGCTCCTGATGAGAAGCTCCTCATTTCGGATTTCATCTCCAATGGCAACTTGGCTAATGCTCTCCGAG gGAGAAGTGGACAGCCATCATCGAGCCTCTCATGGTCAACCAGGCTGAAAATTGCCAAGGGAACAGCCCGGGGCTTGGCCTACCTGCATGAATGCAGTCCAAGAAAGTTTGTCCATGGAGACATAAAACCCTCCAACATCCTCCTTGACAACGAATTCCAGCCCTATATCTCTGATTTTGGCCTCAACAGACTAATTACAATCACAGGCAACAACCCTGCCTCATCCGGTGGCTTCATTGGTGGAGCCCTCCCCTATCTAAAATCAGTCCAACCAGAACGACCCAACAATTACAAAGCCCCAGAGGCTCGGGTTGCCAACAGCCGCCCTACACAAAAATGGGATGTCTACTCATTTGGGGTTGTATTACTTGAACTGCTGACTGGGAAATCCCCAGAGCTCTCCTCTCCAACCACATCAACATCCACAGAAGTCCCAGATCTAGTGAAGTGGGTGAGGAAAGGATTTGAAGAGGAGAATCCCCTTTCAGATATGGTAG
- the LOC117922504 gene encoding AAA-ATPase At3g50940-like has translation MFSIVSMPSTSSVLSAYTTFAASAMVVKTMLHEVQTMAKQLIPQPLQDKILSGIGRLLGDPSSQMTLVIDEYNGYAMNQIFEASEIYLQTKISPAVSRLRVSRAPREKDLLITINKGEKVIDVFEGIQLKWEMVSSTEKVMGGDKGERRSIELSFPKKNMEKVLSSYLPYVVERSELIKEENKVVKLYSLGNFQGGAMVGGGAWGSINLDHPSTFETLAMDLKLKEDLIKDLDRFVRRRKFYKRVGKAWKRGYLLYGPPGTGKTSLIAAMANYLKFDVYDLELTSLQRNSQLRKLLVSTKNRSILVIEDIDCSTELQDRQAGRYNQPTTQLTLSGLLNFIDGLWSSCGDERIIVFTTNHKDRIDPALLRPGRMDMHIHMSYCTPYGFKTLASNYLGVSNHRLFTEIERLITEVEVTPAEIAEELMKSEEADVALEGLIAFLKRAKIAENKSNCRGKKVDDQGIERQDVVQSEMVVEAKRQKIRSGELEACDFMPCAYSFL, from the exons ATGTTTTCTATAGTAAGTATGCCTTCAACATCTTCGGTTTTATCAGCATACACCACCTTTGCTGCATCAGCAATGGTGGTTAAAACCATGCTACATGAAGTTCAGACCATGGCCAAACAGCTCATACCTCAACCACTCCAGGACAAGATTTTATCAGGAATTGGAAGGCTTCTTGGGGATCCCTCCTCTCAGATGACTCTTGTCATTGATGAATACAACGGCTACGCCATGAATCAAATCTTTGAGGCTTCTGAAATCTACCTGCAGACCAAGATCAGCCCAGCAGTCAGTAGGCTCAGGGTTTCCCGAGCTCCAAGAGAGAAGGACCTCTTGATCACCATCAACAAGGGTGAAAAGGTTATTGATGTATTTGAGGGAATTCAACTCAAATGGGAAATGGTTTCCAGTACTGAAAAGGTCATGGGTGGAGACAAGGGCGAACGTAGATCAATTGAGCTCAGTTTCCCTAAGAAAAACATGGAGAAGGTATTGAGCTCTTACTTGCCATATGTGGTGGAGAGATCAGAAttgataaaagaagaaaacaaggtGGTGAAGCTCTATTCCCTAGGGAACTTCCAAGGAGGAGCCATGGTTGGTGGGGGAGCATGGGGGTCCATCAATCTCGACCACCCCTCAACTTTTGAAACATTGGCCATGGATTTGAAGCTCAAGGAGGACTTGATAAAAGACTTGGACAGATTTGTAAGGAGGAGGAAGTTCTATAAAAGAGTTGGTAAGGCATGGAAAAGAGGGTATTTGTTGTATGGCCCTCCAGGCACAGGCAAGACAAGCTTGATTGCAGCCATGGCCAACTATCTGAAATTTGATGTCTATGATTTAGAGCTCACAAGTCTCCAGAGGAACTCACAGCTTAGAAAGCTCTTAGTCTCCACCAAGAACAGATCAATACTTGTGATTGAGGACATCGATTGCAGCACTGAATTACAAGACAGACAAGCTGGAAGATACAACCAACCTACCACTCAG CTGACACTATCTGGGCTGCTTAATTTCATTGATGGGCTGTGGTCAAGCTGTGGGGATGAGAGGATAATAGTGTTCACAACAAATCACAAAGACAGGATAGATCCTGCATTGCTGAGACCAGGGCGCATGGATATGCACATCCACATGTCCTACTGCACTCCCTATGGATTTAAGACCCTGGCTTCCAACTACCTTGGAGTAAGCAACCACAGACTGTTCACTGAAATCGAAAGGCTGATAACAGAGGTGGAGGTAACCCCAGCAGAGATTGCAGAAGAGCTCATGAAAAGTGAGGAAGCTGATGTGGCCCTTGAAGGACTCATCGCGTTCCTCAAGAGGGCCAAGATTgcagaaaataaatcaaattgtCGAGGAAAGAAAGTTGATGACCAAGGAATAGAAAGGCAGGATGTTGTTCAAAGTGAGATGGTAGTTGAAGCAAAGAGGCAGAAGATAAGGAGTGGAGAACTAGAGGCTTGTGATTTTATGCCATGCGCATACTCGTTTCTatga
- the LOC117919549 gene encoding U-box domain-containing protein 45-like: protein MDIHEVEESLFAVSDAKLHGGMCRTLSTIYCKILEIFPVLEAARPRSKSGIQALCSLHIALEKAKNILQHCSECSKLYLAITGDSVALKFEKARCALADSLRRVEDIVPQTIGVQISEIVSELEGTAFTLDPLEKQVGDDIIALLQQGRKFNNSNDNNELESFHQAASRLGITSSRAALTERRALKKLIERARIEEDKRKESIVAYLLHLMRKYSKLFRSELSDDNDSQGSAPCSPTVMGSLEDGVGPAVYGHAFERQLSKLGSFNFKPNNRRSGQMPLPQEELRCPISLQLMYDPVIISSGQTYERICIEKWFSDGHNTCPKTQQQLSHLCLTPNYCVKGLIASWCEQNGVPVPDGPPESLDLNYWRLALSECESTNSKSMDSIGSCKMKGVKVVPLEESGIIEEVEGNEMENVHEQDEESENVFERYENFLAILDGEEDLRKKCKVAEQIRHLLKDDEEARNFMGANGFVEALMRFLELAVRGRNEMAQEIGAMALFNLAVNNNRNKELMLAAGVLPLLEEMIPNSNSHGSATALYLNLSCLEEAKPMISTSQAVPFLIHLLGAKTEPQCKLDALHALYNLSTHPANIPNLLAAGIISGLHSLLTDPADNTWTEKTLAVFVNLASNKLGKDEIMVAPGLISGLATILDVGEAIEQEQAVVCLLILCNGSEKCSQMVLQEGVIPALVSISVNGTVRGKEKAQKLLMLFREQRQRDPSPVGSPHHTESSTEAVPGPESKPLESKALETKPLESKPYCKSISRRKVGKAWNYLWKSKNYSVYQC from the exons ATGGATATTCATGAGGTTGAAGAGAGTTTGTTCGCGGTCAGTGATGCCAAG TTACATGGAGGGATGTGCAGGACGCTCTCCACGATTTATTGCAAAATACTGGAAATTTTCCCTGTTCTGGAAGCAGCAAGGCCTAGGAGCAAATCAGGTATTCAGGCATTATGCTCATTGCACATAGCGCTGGAGAAGGCCAAGAATATTCTTCAGCATTGCTCGGAATGTAGTAAACTTTATTTG GCTATTACTGGTGATTCAGTGGCtttaaaatttgagaaggcACGATGTGCTCTTGCAGATAGTCTGAGGCGAGTTGAAGATATTGTTCCACAAACTATTGGTGTCCAG ATTTCTGAGATAGTAAGTGAACTTGAGGGAACTGCATTCACACTTGATCCATTGGAGAAGCAAGTTGGTGATGATATAATTGCATTGCTCCAGCAGGGCAGAAAATTCAACAACAGCAATGACAATAATGAGCTCGAGTCTTTTCACCAAGCTGCTTCTAGACTTGGTATCACCTCTTCAAGAGCAGCCCTTACAGAGAGAAGAGCTCTTAAGAAGCTCATAGAAAGAGCTCGTATTGAGGAAGACAAGCGGAAAGAATCAATTGTTGCTTATCTTTTACATCTCATGAGAAAATACTCCAAGTTATTTAGAAGTGAGTTATCAGATGACAATGATTCACAGGGTTCAGCTCCTTGTTCGCCGACTGTTATGGGTTCTCTTGAAGATGGTGTTGGACCTGCAGTCTATGGTCATGCCTTTGAGAGACAGCTCTCAAAACTTGGTTCTTTCAATTTCAAGCCAAATAATAGGAGATCTGGGCAGATGCCACTTCCACAAGAAGAGTTGAGGTGTCCAATATCATTGCAGCTCATGTATGATCCAGTGATAATATCTTCTGGGCAAACGTATGAAAGAATCTGCATTGAGAAATGGTTCAGTGATGGGCACAACACTTGCCCGAAGACTCAACAGCAGCTATCTCATCTTTGTCTAACTCCTAATTACTGTGTTAAGGGTCTCATTGCGAGCTGGTGTGAACAGAATGGAGTTCCTGTTCCTGATGGCCCTCCAGAGTCTCTTGATCTCAACTACTGGAGGCTCGCCTTGTCTGAGTGTGAGTCAACAAATTCGAAATCAATGGACAGCATTGGTTCCTGCAAGATGAAGGGGGTAAAGGTGGTTCCTTTAGAGGAGAGTGGCATAATTGAGGAGGTTGAGGGAAATGAAATGGAAAATGTGCATGAACAGGATGAAGAGTCTGAAAACGTGTTTGAAAGATATGAGAACTTTCTGGCTATCTTGGATGGAGAGGAAGACTTGAGGAAAAAGTGCAAGGTGGCAGAACAGATCAGACACTTGCTAAAGGACGATGAGGAAGCCAGGAATTTTATGGGAGCTAATGGGTTTGTTGAAGCATTGATGCGCTTTTTAGAGTTGGCTGTGCGAGGAAGGAATGAAATGGCTCAGGAAATTGGGGCTATGGCTCTGTTCAATCTTGCTGTTAACAATAACAG AAACAAGGAACTGATGTTGGCAGCGGGAGTACTCCCATTGCTTGAGGAAATGATCCCCAATTCCAACTCCCATGGATCAGCTACAGCCCTCTACCTGAACCTTTCTTGTCTTGAAGAAGCCAAGCCCATGATTAGCACAAGCCAAGCTGTCCCCTTTTTAATCCATCTGCTTGGAGCTAAAACTGAACCGCAATGCAAGCTCGATGCCCTCCATGCCCTCTATAATCTCTCCACCCATCCCGCCAATATCCCCAACCTACTTGCAGCTGGCATTATCAGCGGCCTCCATTCCCTTCTCACAGACCCGGCTGACAACACATGGACAGAAAAAACCTTGGCTGTCTTTGTAAACTTGGCTtcaaataaattaggaaaagaTGAAATCATGGTAGCCCCTGGCCTTATTAGTGGGTTGGCAACAATATTGGATGTTGGTGAGGCCATTGAGCAGGAGCAAGCTGTTGTCTGTCTTCTGATCTTATGTAATGGGAGTGAGAAATGCAGTCAGATGGTCCTCCAAGAAGGGGTGATACCTGCATTGGTTTCCATATCAGTGAATGGGACCGtgagagggaaagaaaaggCTCAGAAACTTCTGATGCTGTTTCGGGAGCAGCGGCAGCGAGACCCATCACCTGTTGGGAGTCCTCATCATACTGAAAGCAGTACTGAGGCTGTGCCTGGTCCTGAATCAAAGCCATTGGAATCAAAAGCGCTGGAAACAAAGCCATTGGAATCCAAGCCATATTGTAAATCGATCTCAAGAAGAAAAGTGGGAAAGGCTTGGAATTACTTGTGGAAGAGCAAGAACTATTCGGTTTACCAGTGTTGA
- the LOC117924173 gene encoding proteasome subunit beta type-5: MKLDTSGLESTVPLFGANSELPGGFSAAPSFELPSTTDFDGFQKDAIQMVKPAKGTTTLAFIFKEGVMVAADSRASMGGYISSQSVKKIIEINPYMLGTMAGGAADCQFWHRNLGIKCRLHELANKRRISVTGASKLLANILYSYRGMGLSVGTMIAGWDETGPGLYYVDSEGGRLKGTRFSVGSGSPYAYGVLDNGYRYDMSVEEAAELARRSIYHATFRDGASGGVASVYYVGPNGWKKLSGDDVGELHYKYYPVMPSTVEQEMVEVAGA; the protein is encoded by the exons ATGAAGCTTGACACTAGTGGTCTTGAGTCAACTGTACCGCTCTTCGGGGCTAATAGCGAGCTTCCTGGTGGGTTTTCAGCTGCTCCTTCatttgagcttccaagcactacTGAT TTTGATGGGTTTCAGAAAGATGCTATTCAAATGGTGAAGCCAGCAAAGGGAACAACAACTCTTGCCTTCATTTTTAAGGAGGGTGTAATGGTTGCTGCTGATTCTCGTGCTAGCATGGGAGGATATAtct CATCACAATCTGtgaagaaaattattgaaattaatcccTACATGCTTGGCACAATGGCTGGAGGAGCTGCTGATTGCCAGTTTTGGCACAGAAATTTGGGCATTAAg TGCCGACTGCATGAACTTGCCAATAAGCGAAGGATTTCAGTTACAGGGGCTTCAAAGCTGCTGGCAAACATTCTATATTCTTACCGTGGAATGGGTCTATCTGTTGGGACCATGATTGCTGGGTGGGATGAAACG GGTCCGGGACTGTATTATGTGGACAGTGAAGGGGGCAGGCTGAAAGGAACACGATTCTCTGTTGGATCTGGCTCGCCTTATGCTTATGGTGTACTGGATAATGG GTACCGTTATGATATGTCTGTTGAGGAAGCTGCTGAATTGGCTAGACGATCTATTTATCATGCAACATTCCGTGATGGAGCTAGTGGTGGAGTTGCAAGCG tttattATGTGGGGCCAAATGGGTGGAAGAAGCTGTCTGGTGATGATGTTGGAGAACTCCACTACAAATACTACCCGGTTATGCCAAGTACAGTGGAACAGGAAATGGTTGAAGTAGCAGGAGCTTGA